Part of the Shewanella eurypsychrophilus genome is shown below.
CCGATGGAGAGGATCAGCGCCATCAAGGTGAGCAGGTTAATCGAGAAACCAAAAAAGTTAGCTGCGATAAAAGCCGAAATCAAAGATACAGGCACAGTGACTGCCGGGATCAGCGTCGCCCTCGCCTGACCAATAAAAATGTACAGCACCAACACGACTAAGCCGCCAGTGATAAACAAGGTGTTATAGACTTCGGTTATCGAGCGGTCGATGAAAACCGTCGAGTCATAATCCACCACCAGCTGCGTGCCTTCAGGTAAAAACTGCTGAATGCGTTCGACTTCGATATGCGCCGCCTTGGCGACTTCGAGAGGATTTGCATCGGATTGCGCAATAATTCCTAAACTTAGGTTTGGTACGCCGTCACTCTTAAAGGTCGAGTTCTCGTTCTCGGCGCCAACAAACACCGATGCCACATCTTTAAGATACACAGGTGTACCATCGCTGGCAGTGCGAACCACTAAGTAATCAAAATCTTCAGGATTGTTGTAAAGTCGGGCTGTACGCACTGTCATGACTGTGGTGTCATTTCTTACTTCACCACCTGGTGTCTCTACATTTTCGGTTTTTAAGCTGGCAATAATATCGGCAGTGGTCACATTGCGACCCGCCATCAGCTCAGGTTTGAGCTGCACATACATCACCTTATATAGGCCACCAGATATACTGACCGAACTTACTCCGGTGATCAGGCTAAATCTGTCTTCTAATACTCGCTGCGCATAGTCAGTTAACTGAGTTCTATCCATCACAGAGGAACTCAGGTTGATATAGACAGAGGGCTCACCCGAGCCATTATCTTTAGAGACAATAGGATCATTGGCTTCATCGGGAAGGCGCCGCTGCGCTCTTGCAACCGCATCACGCACATCGCTGACCCCTTCGGTAAGGTCCCAGTCGAGATCGAAGGTGATAGTGATACGTGACATGCCGTTTCGAGTCACTGAGCTTATCTCATCGATACCACTGATGCCTGTCAGCTCATCCTCTAGCGCTGTGGTTATCTGACTTTCCATGATGGTAGCCGAAGCCCCCTCGTAGGTAGTCATCACAGTCACCACTGGGTTTTCTACATCTGGCATCTCTCGTACTGCAAGCTTCGAGAAGGAAACCGCACCAAAGACACATAAAAGCAGACTTAAAACAATCGCAACAACCGGGCGTTTAACCGAGATATCTGAGATCAGCATTAAATTCTGTCTCCCTTAGCATCACTTGATACTTGCCCAGCAGTTCTTGCTCCACCTTTAATAGAAAGATCATCCACTCTTAAGCCATCACGCATATTCACTAAGCCTTGTACAACAATACGATCGCCGATTGCCAGGCCTGATGTGATCATCACTTCATCCTGAATCCGCGCCCCTAAGAACACTTCGGTTCGCTTGGCAAGCTTATCTTCACTGACCACATAGACAAACCGTTTAGTACCGGAGTACTCAATGGCTTGAACAGGGATAACGGGCTCAGAGACAGCAGGGAAACTCAAGGTTGCAGACATCAGCATACCTGGTTTCAACTTATGATCTGCGCTATGTTCTGAGTTATCAAAGCTAACTCGCACCTTAAGGTTCAGGGTCTCCTGATTAATTCTAGGGTCGATAGCCACGACATGGCCAGTAAAGGTATCCTCTGGCCAGGCTCTGTTTGTTGCTGTTACCAACATACCGACACTCAACATAGAGAGGTAGTTCTCAGGCACCTGCAGATCGACCCTCATAGAGGAAAGATCATCGAGGGTAAACAGCTCACTGCCAGCGGTAACCATAGTTCCACGACTAAAATCCAGTAAGCCTGCAGTGCCTGAAAATGGCGCCTTAATATAGTGATAATCAAGATCGGCTTGTACTAATTCAAGTCTAGCCTTAGCGATATCTACGCTGGCTTTCTGGGCATCTATTTCTGTTTGAGTGATCGCATTACGATCAATTAGCTTCAGATACTCTCGTAATTTACGCTTCTCATCATTTAGGTAGGCATTAGCCTCAGAGACACTCGCCTGCGCTTTAGCATCTTCAAGTTCAATTA
Proteins encoded:
- a CDS encoding efflux RND transporter periplasmic adaptor subunit, which codes for MKKSLLLIPLLAVIAIASFSSFTQAKKPGDKSDRAPRVVPVVTGVVDQHLLSQTISLIGKLESDKSVYISPEVTGKVKAIKVTANQEIKAGQLLIELEDAKAQASVSEANAYLNDEKRKLREYLKLIDRNAITQTEIDAQKASVDIAKARLELVQADLDYHYIKAPFSGTAGLLDFSRGTMVTAGSELFTLDDLSSMRVDLQVPENYLSMLSVGMLVTATNRAWPEDTFTGHVVAIDPRINQETLNLKVRVSFDNSEHSADHKLKPGMLMSATLSFPAVSEPVIPVQAIEYSGTKRFVYVVSEDKLAKRTEVFLGARIQDEVMITSGLAIGDRIVVQGLVNMRDGLRVDDLSIKGGARTAGQVSSDAKGDRI